In Anopheles ziemanni chromosome X, idAnoZiCoDA_A2_x.2, whole genome shotgun sequence, the genomic window CAAAAACTCAATCAGCTGCATGAATCTAAATCTGGATTACCCAACTACAGAAGAAAGTCATTTGTTTTCGGTCCCGCTAACGACAAACGAATTTGTAAAAGACATCAGAATCGAACAGAAATCGAACCAGACTGTCTCAAATAGTAAAGCTGCTCCAAAGTGCATTCAAATGCAACCTATCAGTATGTAATTGCAGCAATTGTGAGgctttttccgtttccttcttCAAGGACGAATGCTGCCACTGATTATTTAATCAATCCTTGATTAAATCAACTTCATTGCTACCGTCCGCATCTAGCTTTTGGAGACCAATAGAGCGAAGACACAAACCTTTCGCCATAACTTATGTTGCTTGGCGTTGAGTAATCGTTGTACACAACATTGCAAGCAATTTCTATGCTTTTCTTATGTTGGCGCaagaagtttttcaatttttcgccTTCGATGCCCTATTTACAGCTCGATATGAAGGCTCTATGTAGCATTTCAAATGTACTTACCTTTCAAATCGAATATTTCGATACCGGTTTGGATTTATAGCTTACTACGTCAATCGCATGAAACATCTTGGGAGCTTTGAAACATaagctttccttttttgcaaTGCTGTTTCTTGCATCGAACAATTGCTACCAACCTTTAATAAGATTCTGCATCTTGAAAACAGGAACTGTTGATAACCTGAAGGAATTCATGTGCAAAACAAGAGTGTGAACAAACCAGGCTCACTGTGGGTCTCTTCCAGAAACAATTATCACAGTGCAAGCATACAATTGACTACATTTGCAGTGGCTTAAGAAGAACATGTTCTGGTTAACATGAGCAACATAATACAACTTGTACGACCACACAAGTAGCAAGTATGAGATGAAATGCCAAACAAGTAAGAATTACTTACTGAACTCACTGTTCAACAATCGCTAAATGCGTGTAGTAGTCCGTAGATTAGTTGTTAATCATTGTTATTAtcgttattttgtttattatagTTGTAAGTTGTGCACgtcctttttgtttcttcttttttattagGTTAAGGTTAGGGttataaatcaaaaacaattgcagggttttttttcattttttcaaatctaaCTTGTCAATATGATCACTGATCATcgatataatttaaaaatatggaGTTAAGGATATGTATCCAGTACCGAGAAATCACTAAGATACAAATATTGTAGAAACATTatcttaaataaaacaaactgaaactgTATGACCCCACCTTGGTGCATCCCCTCTCTTTGTGATACAACGAGTCCAATGGCTTTGTTTGCTAAATAAATTCTCTGCTAATTTACCAGGGACGATTAAAACTTTTATTACGCAAATTGAAGAGTTGATAATGGGCTCACATTACAGCGATGGAATAAATTCGGCAAACATTCGCACGTTtgacaaaacgaaacgaaacttgCATAGGATTCGCTCtaagtatttttaaaattattccacTTTCGCCTTCTCatctcccccacccccctccacTGCATAATCTTTATCATAACTATCTACCGCAGCATATTATGATTCCTTAGTGCTACACCCCCCCACTATCCTAAATTCTAATACATATGCCAATGAACACGTTCATTTTGTAGCGTACTGTTATTTACGAACCTTATTACATCAAAGAACGCcaaagtagaaaaaagaaattcgGTCCCTTTTTGAGTAGAGTCGGTTTGTGTGTTGCATTATATCGAATTTTGTTTACACTATTCTATCGAGGACGGCAGCACGGGCATCGAACGTAGGAGTAGCATCGACGGCAGCGGGAAGCTACAGACATTACCTAGAGGGCTAGAGCTATTCATTTGTTAAAAACAAGTTGAGCAAATGCTCCGTTCCGGCAGCGTGAATGAAACATGTGGTTGTTAAATTAACCTAATTAAGTTAAGTTAAATATGTCTACACTATTATCACatttaaaatcgattgttaAGGAAAGTGTCAAGCGTAAAACATGTATGGTTGCATGGCAGTTTGTGAAATGGTATGTCATTTGATTGGATACATCATAGCGGGTTTTCGCAAAGGAGTGTAATCGAATTATTTATAATTACACACACATAAGGGGGGGAGATGTTTCGTCAAAACCATACAGTTGCTTCAGTTGAGTTGACGTGCCAGAATAGAATTGTTACAACACCCCGCAACAATGTATGTTCACACAATTTTTGCTTGAAacgaactgaaaaaaaaagtccacaCGATCGGCTTAGATGAAGTGGAAAGCTTCCGGGCCATAGCAGtaactttgaaaacaaaacacacacacacacgcacaaacaaatgaaggaTAATGTTCCCGATAGCACGGCTAACTGGTATTTAGAAAACACGCAGCTTAAGAAAATATGGCATCAACATTCAGCAAACACATCCCAGGCACCAACTTATACTTGAAGCAattgtttacaaacttttcctcgTTGTTTCTCGTTCTCTCTTGCTCTTTCTCTCGTTCTTTAACTATCCCTCTCTCTATCTATTGTTTTCTCTATAACTTTCTCTATCGCTACATTTTCCTCAATAGTTACTTTCTTTCGTAATCTTATTCGAAGGTTTGTATAAGTTGGATGCAATTGATACAAGCAGTTATTTAGTGTTGTTTTGCTCGTCTTCTCGGCGTGTGGACGAGAGTTTTCCACGGCGCGTCCATAGTTTACTGGTTTTTCGTTGCTTCTTCCTAACTTTTTGGCTATGTATGACTCAACATAAATCTTCCCTAACGCCACCCGCACATAttatacacatacacacaaatatACATTCGCACACGGTCGGAGTGCTAGGAGAAAGAGTCCGTGGCTGTTCCGTCCGCCGCAGTCGCTTATAGGGAGAGAAATTTCAGCAGTGCGTCGTATATGAGACGGGGATTGATGTCCGAGTCGGCCGTATAGCGAACGCCACGCAGGTTGCCATCGTTGTGCGAGAGTACGCCGTACTCGCCCACTATGAAACCGTCCGGTGTCTTCTCCTCGACACGATACTTCCGATAGTTGCGCCCCTCCACCACGTACCCCACCTTGGCGTCATCGCCGGAGCCAACAACCGGTGTCAGCGGCTGGACAGCTGCAGGCGTTTGCTGGTCATCCGGTTGTTTTGTCTCGTACACCGTGTCGGCACCGACGCGATGGGCAGCGTCTAACATTTTCTGACCCGCCAGCTCCCCTTCGTCGCTGCCCGTGGTGTGGCTTTGTTTCGGCACGAACTTCCCGATGGCGTTGTGTATGGAGTCGGTGTCACTGTCGACCGTCGGTGCGTTCAGCTGGTCGTAGGGAATTTTGTCGAGTTCGTTGAACACCAAGCGTTGCCGTTGGTGCTGCCCAAGCCCGTTCGAGTCCAGCTGCTGCAGTTGCGGCgcaccggtggtggtggacggTATCACACCAGCAGGTGAGGTGTCATCGCTCGTGGCAGTTGATGAGACTGTAGTCGCGCGCTGCTCGTCCGTCGAATCGGTGATGGCGTAGGCCGTCTGCCAGTAGCTCGATGGTTGGGAATAGATTTTGGCCGGCTGCGAGTACACCTTCGCCGGTTCGGAGTACACCTTCGCCGGCTCCGAGTACACCTTGGCAGGCTCCGAGTACACCTGGGCTGGCTGCGAGTACACCTTTTCCGGCTCGCCGTAGATCTTGGCCGGCTCCGAGTACACCTTCGCCGGTTCGGAGTAAAACTGCGCTGGCTCGGAGTAGAACCGGGCGGGCTCGGAATATACCATACTTTTGCGGGTCTCCTGCTCAGGGGCAATGTCGGCCGGCTTGACGTTGCCACCGAACGAGGACGGTGCAACTGAACTGGATCGCTTCCGGTTCAGTGAGTACTCGTCGTTAACGTCTCGCCAGGATTTGACCGTCGGTGTCGTTTCCCCCAGGTAGCTGTACGACAACGAGGACGAACTTTTCATCAAATCCTTCCGCTCGTGGTAGACGATCGACTGGAACGTCCCCTTCGTGTCTTGTTTCCGCTGCATTCGATTGCGTTGTTGCACAAATGGTGATCCGGCACTGCCTTGCATATGGTCTATATCTGATGGCGCTGGTGTCGTCGGAGAAGCGGGAGTCGCCCGCAGTACCTCGCCTACTGAATCTTGTCCCTCCAGAACGGTTTCGTCCCTGTTGATTGTCGGATCGAGCTCTTCTACAGACAGTTCGCTTCGATGGGAATTTGAGGAGTGCAACATGCCTTGGCCACGTTCGTCCGACACTTGAGTCACCTTTGCACTCTTTGCGCTACGAACATTCGACCTCGGTACAGGCACCACCGTTTCAGTCGATATGGACTGCTCATCAAGGGATACATCAGTAACTGCAGGAGGCGAGGAATCACTTCCATGTGAAGCTGTACTTCCTTCCGTAGGTACTGCGGTGGTATTGGAAATGTCATCTTCCATGGCACCTGCAAACTCTAGAGCCATTGGAGCGGAAGCCAATGTTGTTGCCTCAGGCGGGGAAACGGTTGTTGTTTCCGACTCATCTATAGCGTTCGTTTGCAACGTTTCCGACTGCGCTGCGGATGGCAAGGTGATGCTCTCCGAGTAGCCAACCTCAGCGGGAGACTGGCGCTTGGGTTCTCCACTGGCGATTGTCGGCTGCTGGCGCTGATCCCTACGATTACCATAGAATTGCGTACTACTAGGGGACATGTCTTCCTTTGAGGTAAACAGCGCCTCGATCGGCAGAATCGTATCATCATTCTCTGGCTGCTCGTAGAAGAAGTGTCGAAACTTCCGGACACCTCGGAAATTCCTAACAGGTTGCTGTTGGTGTTGCCGCATTGCTGTGGATGGGTTCTGCGGCTCAACCTTCGTGCTGGTCGGTGTCAGGAGAATCGACAGGAACTCCCTTCCAGATATTATGTCACTCGATGCGGACACACTGCCTACTCGAACGTTGGTGAAAAGCtgtgaaaagaaatggaaaatgatgaGTCTGAGAACTGATTCCTCGATTACATCATCACATAAGAAATCGTTCCCGAGCAAGTCAAGCTGTGTACCCCGGAAAGGGTCGAAATACCATATCAGTACTCTCATCTTAACAAAGCACAGTGGGATACGGTAGAACAATCAAGTGGacatttcaaatttttgatgaatttcTCGAaggttttgaatgtttttgacaGAACCtgattaaaaaaacatgaaaaaaatatttttatttccgttgGAAATTCAGATGGCGCGTCGGTAGTAAAGGCGTGGTACTAGAAATGTATGCAGTGAATTGACATAATACAACAATTCCATGCGATATTTGAAAAAGCTATGTCTCTTACGTCGTCATAGCATTACTTTTAGCGCCTTCTTTCTATTCGATTGATACGCTACCATAGCTTTGGATCATGaagcacacaccacaccagtTGAAAGGTCTTAacttaaatttcaaaaaccggaaaatgaatttttcagTACATGTGTTTTCTTATGTAGTTAAAAtctgattttcttcattttcattaccaacgtgtgaattttttttattttcagcaaAACCATGTTACCATGTTCAAGCAGTTGAAATGATACATGACAATATTATAGCTACATTCTTAAACATCTTTTCAACATGATATAACtctaagaaaacatttaattcGTTTTAAATTGACTAACCCACACGTATTTCCAAATtacttcaaaaacattttcgaaAATGACAGGTTTTAACTCTTCCAACTTTAGCATACAACAGCTAGAATATTGAACAAGCAATTGCATTGAAATTAAGGCCTTTTCTTAGTAGACTATCTGACTATCACTTAAGCTTGTTACGtttaacatacaaacacttcgCTTTTGTTCCGAAGTGTCCACCTATTCTCACCACGGTGCCACGCCAACAGAACAAGTTAGTGCTAACCGTCAACAGTCGGCGGGCTCGTTATTCTTTTAGGCAGTTGGCATTTCCGCATCAAATCATTGCGTTCCATGGCTGCAGCAACACTCCACACTCCCGGCGCTGCCGTAAAACCGCTCCGAAAATACTCTATAATTTGCACGGTGAACATTGTTCCCTCCCCGAAGAGCAACCATTAAGTAAGGACAGGAAACTGACCCAAGCAGAAGGCGAGATTCCCGGCAGATAAATCATGCAATTGTGGCACGGGCGAAAAGGTGTGCCCGAAGCTTCGGTTGAAAATGATATGACAtttatatgtttgttttagccTTGTTGTGCCTGCAAACACTAACGACAACCAACagcatagaaaataaaataaaaaaaaccttgtttACCTtagcaataaaattaagaaattTTACAAGTGAGTTGTTTCACCACTTAAAAATCAGCATAATTTACTAAATCAGCAACCGCACACTAATTATAcagatgaataaaaatgaatttaaaaaaaaaagctaccaGGTGTGAGGGATGGAAAgcaaaaatcaatcacattcGATTAAATTACTATTACTAATTTGATCCACCGATTAGGCCGCGGCGACCGATTCGACTCCCTTCTCAAAGCCATCCATCTTGTCGTCCCTTCCTCGGCCGGCGACGAACCATGGCGTTTCGGTTCGCAAATACAACAAAGACCTAGAGCCTACCGGATGGCGTCCGGCAGGTCTGGTCAAACTTCACACCAGTCGGTAGCGTCAGCTCGGGGAGGCGACAACCGGTCAatcaggggggggggggggagcccGGGCTACCTACCAGATCGGCATCGACCAAAATGCTCCTTCGTCCGAAAAGATCGAATGCCAGCACAATAACAGCAAACCATGAAGTAGAACGCGGTTGCTTCGGAGTTGcgacgaacaaacaaacaagggagaagaaaaacggggAAGCGGAGCAGGGAAGGGGGCAACaaaagcggaaaaaaaagaaaaagaaatccaaAAACCCACTGGTATGAAACATTTGCGATGCGTTCTAGTGTGTAATGCCCCTACTACGAAAAGGCACGGGGCGAAAACTACCTTATGGGACGTGAACCAGCGCGCGCGAGAACTGATGGGTCGTGCGCGAGTGGGCAAGAAGCGGCCACATTAATTTCACGGCCATTCAAGGCCGTTCAATGTCGTTTTTGTGAAGGCACGCAACGCGTCGAGGTACAACCGAGAGGTGCACCGGAGGCAGGAAAGGTTTCAGCGTGCCGTTGTTGCCCACCCGGTCGCAATAAACAGAGAAAGAGATAATGGAAAGGGCGGTGGCCCGGGCTCAAAATAACTGCCGAGATCTTCGCTTCGTTGCCAAAGCCGCGAAGCACAACAACCAAACTGGAATGACCATTCGGATTTCTCCAAGCAAGTAAAAACGTCTCGTTCCTGCAGTAATGAAACCTCCGGCCCAACTGGTTATACATTATTGGCATATATCGAATGCGATATGTATAGACatttatatatatgtatgtagcGTATACGCGTAGTCCCCTTCTAGTTGCCTGAAACAAAAGCTGCCCAGACGCTGGACGGGTTTCTTATTACCCGAGGCGGCGGTAATGGCGGCAACACCCGGGAGAACTTAAATCGAAGGATATACTGTGGTAAGCGACGAATCACATACGACTacaaaaaatatcaatcaGAACTATGCGGGACAGGCGAACGGCCATGTCGTTCTGCGGTCTTTCTACTGCCCTTGGATCTGCCACTAATAAGTCAATGAAGCTTGAAGAAAAAGGGTTAGCCATTAGAACCGCTATCTTTTTCATCCTTATGTCTGCTTTTTCGCTATGACTCAGAGCTTAAAATATTAGAGAGTAGTAGTATGCTAACACATTGTCGGCCGTACATCGTTCGTCCTGGCGCATATTTTGTCCGCTCCAACAACACTTGATCTAGAAAACAAACCCATTTGGAGCTCTGATGCTCGACTCGACTAACAGGATAGGGCACACAATTCAGGAATCATTCACCACGACCCCATTATTGCACGTGCTGACGTAAAGACAATCGCATCGGAGAGTAACACAATGCAAGGGTTCGCCGCAAGTCGCTCGATATGGCTCGATAGAAGTAAGGGAAAGTGTGGTAAGATGCCCCGgtggggtaaaatgcaccggTACCTTTTTAACTGAATTAAACAGTTGAACACAATTAAAGGTAATAGAATGTAAGGTAAATTTCACGGCTCTGTATTAAGATTTAATACAGACATAAAATTCCGCAATCCCTACAATAATGCAATAAGCTATAACAAATGTTACTCAACAAATACTGAAAAGAAATGGATTGGAATAATTCTTACGTTCCTGTTGTGGAGACAAACATTGAAACATCATCAGTTAGGCAAACATTCAAGCTTTCAAAATGTTCTCAGTATGAAACTGCTCCAActaaataaactaaaagttGCACATATTCTGCTTCCAACGCAAACATGATGAATTATCGATGCTttatattgaaatatatgaaGTAAAGTTCATTTTACTTTACaaaaattttactaaaaaaatgaTGCCTTGATAtatattgaaaaatgaaataattattaAGGGCGTGCGTTCCACTACAccttttattccattttgccacatgattttaaatttcgtGTGGTAAAAAGTGCTATAAAAATTCTTCGTTTTATTGACAATCTGTGAGTTTTAATGtcatttcacaattttttgaTAGTagaaaagagagaagaaaatctTTCGGAgagttgaattatttttcttgcgTGGATTGCCGGAAATAAAAGTTTAGAGCTCAAGGGGGGCATTATTGCCTCACGATATCTTACCAAGAAAATCTCACTCGCTCGCTGTTACTCGGCAAAGCGCAACGCTGTTGTCGTTTTACGTCATACATCGACACTTCCGCAGTGGTACGGCACGCTTCCCGAAATCGATCCAAATCGATCCTGTCCTCTTGGAATGGCTTTCCTAAAGCGCCATTAAACCATTAATCGTGACGCAAATCATCCTTTCCAAGCGCTGAAGCGAACCGATCTATATGTGATTTGCTGCTGGCATGCCACGTGGATGACGCACGTAAAAAAAGGACGCGTCACCATTTGTAAATCTGGGTGCGGCCTCAATCTTCAATCGGAAGGATCGTGATCTCCCCAAAATAATAACCCGAGGCGTGTATGGATAAAGCGCAGGAAGGTGATTCAACGGATCTATTTAAGCGCGTTTCGTCCTTCTCAATTATCCTAACACGGTTTTATATGCTGGAGGTTTTTTTAGATGTTGATAAACAGCATTCCATCTATACACCGACCTCTGATGGGTTTATGAAACGTGAAGACCAACGCTTGTTCGAAGGAAAAGTTGGCCAATGTCAATGGTAACAGTAGCTGGCTAGATTGGCCCCTTCTATTCATATTTCGCTCCCTCTCgctcttttcttctctttctttccctctTGTTTCATCTCATTCCATCACTTTCTACAGCCTTTTTCCCTCAATCCAGGCTTCGGTGGGCCGTTAGAATTAGAATCGCTGTCGGAAATCCAACCCCGGCGAGTGAATCCGACTCTGCTGGACTCATTTCAGTGCGGCCTTGCTCTCGATGCTGTATGACACTGCTTCCACGGGTACAGGTTCCGAGTGCAAGCACGCACGCCTCACTTATCCCACCAGGTCCTAGGGGCCGAACTCAATCCATTCGGCTGTTGCGGTTGCAGCTACAAACGGCAACACCGTTATCGCCGTATCTGGCCAGGGAACCGTATTTAAACAACCATCAGGCCTGATTTAAAACCCACACTGGAATCGTTTTGCCAAACAACGAGAGTTTGCAGTGTGTTTCCTGTCCTGTGCAGGGGAAGGAACGTGGAACGTGAGCTGTCCCGGATGTAAACACCCTCCGGTCCAAGGACCACCGTACCTGCCGGGGTCATTCATATAGGTACCAAACCGCTCAGGAACCAACGATCTTAGCTTAGCCCAATTCGCCCCAACAATAGAGCAAACGGAAATGTAAGTGCTGGTGTGGTCGGCCTGTCTTGGAGCTCGCAAAAGTGCCGACGTATTACCACCGTCGCGAAAATGCACCGAGTTGCGAGTGCGGCGTGGCGTTGGGCGTTGGTGTTTTGCCGCCGTTGTTCTATATGTATGCTCACGTTCCGGCATTCCTATGTGTAAGTAGAAAAGACGCAAGAAacctgtttttcctttcaagtTCAAACCGTACCGACCAGCTCGGTCGGCCCCGGAACGGGGCGAAACATATTACAAACCGAGCTGGGCGTTTTGGACGCTGTTGAAGTATTCGTTACGGTCGGCAGCGAACAGCCACGCACCGCCTCTGCGTTCTACTTTATGGCAGTTCCTTGCCTGGTCCCAAAACTATAAACTCAATAGGACACGAGTAAGGAAGGCGAACAATAACATTCAAGTAATTTTGTCACCAACTACAAGCGAATGACAAATTGAGTATCCACGGGGGATCTTCATTGCTCTGCATCACCAGGTGGAGTATTATTTACGACAAAGCAAAACGTGCCAAGTCAACAATCATCAGATGGATAAGATTGGACTTTTTGAAAGTAACCAAACAAATTCCCTCCTTAGTCCTTAAGCCACTCTTTAGACAGTTTGTTTTCGTCTTCCAGACTTTATTCGAAGGAACTCAAGTACCTGCACACTTTCATACGACAATCCATTCTGACGCCCAGCTATGTCCCGCTCCCACCACCACGAATGCTACAAAGCCGCTTGTGagcaggtttcaataaaaaaaaattaaatcaaggTGGAATACTAATTACTCTACCCGCTAAGAGTCCTCTCCTATCTAAGAGACACCGtggcataataaaaaaaaacgcgatcAAAGCCGCTGGCTCATTCCTTCGATGTGTGCGACTGGGCGCATTACCATTCCCAGAGGCACTGTGCGTCGATTCGCTTAGCATACCATCAGGAATCACTTGGCGAAACCACTCATTCTAGTTCGCCTGCCTATCGATCTCACATTGGCACACATTCTCTTTTTCGTCATCCGACACATTGACTTTCTTTGGTTTTGTGATTATCTTTATCATTGAGGAACCAGCCAGGGTTGGGGTTTTTGGAAGCCCAAGAATCCGGCAAGCAAGGTGTTACTTTAGAAGTTCATGTCCACCCGCGACGCATGGTTTGCCACAACGAATCAATAGAAGGTGGCAAGGTGGCAAGGTGTGTAGTAAGCGAGGGTGATTTTAACTCTTGCGACCGTCTCGCGTGCAACTATGCACCGAAAAGCGTGTGTGCACATGCGGTGAGGGCCGTCTTCACGACTTCCATTCGCCGACCCATAGGCCAATtagtgggcacttttccgcAGCCCTTGGAGCTAGCCCACTTAAGCGCGAGGCGTTCTTTCGCGCCGAAGGAAAACGCTGCTGAAGCGTTGCGTTCTTCCCTTGCCTGACCTTGGGCCGTGCCGTTTCCTAGCCGCATACCAGCGCTCGGAAATCGATCCTATCCTTATGCAATGGCATGTCGTGGTATGTAGATTTGGCATGACAGTACCGGACGCGCTATGAGATGAGACCCCGTTTCTTGAGGTCCTTGtgtcaaaatgaaacaatcaatCCGATTAAGTTCAGTGTCATGCGTTTCGATAGAAGTACTCACGGAATAGGCCAAGAGAAGAAGTAAAACTAATTAGGAGAAAAACTATGTGAAAAAGAAAGTAGATAAAGAATATTCGCGTACTAGCAGAATAGGAGAATGGAAGAGGATCAGagaaagaaggagaagaagcaaGACCCGAACGAGATGGAGAAAAACAGGTGGAGAGGGTCTAATGAATAGCAGAAAATCCCAATTCCCGTAACTCATTCCAGAAAATCCCAATCGCTGGTGACGTACCCATGCAGTAGACTCTCGGCTATGTAAGGTATTCACAAAAGGGCGCTAACTAAGACTTACCAATGAAAAGCACACAATCACAGTAACGATCTGTTCCATCCTCCTGGCAGTATGATAAGGGTTGGTTGTTCTATGAGGCTGCTCCAGTTGCTGATGTTTGCTGGACACGGTCAGAATCAGGCCCCGTGACAACTAAGATGAGCTCTCCTAATTGCCCGTGCTCCTTGAGGGGGGGGATCTGGATGTTGGCAAATACTGCCGAGTTTG contains:
- the LOC131291028 gene encoding uncharacterized protein LOC131291028; its protein translation is MEQIVTVIVCFSLLFTNVRVGSVSASSDIISGREFLSILLTPTSTKVEPQNPSTAMRQHQQQPVRNFRGVRKFRHFFYEQPENDDTILPIEALFTSKEDMSPSSTQFYGNRRDQRQQPTIASGEPKRQSPAEVGYSESITLPSAAQSETLQTNAIDESETTTVSPPEATTLASAPMALEFAGAMEDDISNTTAVPTEGSTASHGSDSSPPAVTDVSLDEQSISTETVVPVPRSNVRSAKSAKVTQVSDERGQGMLHSSNSHRSELSVEELDPTINRDETVLEGQDSVGEVLRATPASPTTPAPSDIDHMQGSAGSPFVQQRNRMQRKQDTKGTFQSIVYHERKDLMKSSSSLSYSYLGETTPTVKSWRDVNDEYSLNRKRSSSVQETRKSMVYSEPARFYSEPAQFYSEPAKVYSEPAKIYGEPEKVYSQPAQVYSEPAKVYSEPAKVYSEPAKVYSQPAKIYSQPSSYWQTAYAITDSTDEQRATTVSSTATSDDTSPAGVIPSTTTGAPQLQQLDSNGLGQHQRQRLVFNELDKIPYDQLNAPTVDSDTDSIHNAIGKFVPKQSHTTGSDEGELAGQKMLDAAHRQTPAAVQPLTPVVGSGDDAKVGYVVEGRNYRKYRVEEKTPDGFIVGEYGVLSHNDGNLRGVRYTADSDINPRLIYDALLKFLSL